A region of Planktomarina temperata RCA23 DNA encodes the following proteins:
- the hpaD gene encoding 3,4-dihydroxyphenylacetate 2,3-dioxygenase, whose protein sequence is MPVPSPNLYPSFNTVRLSHACLNVADLGRSKTFYTEILGLQVSDETDSHVYLRAMEERGHHSVILQKSDLPGTVEVMGFKTYDEADLDRAEAEFRAKGCPTQWVERPYQGRTLLTEDNIGIPLEFYHKMDRLPSLHQKFALYRGVKPLRIDHFNCFSPDVDASVAFYNDIGFRVTEYTEDEASGKLWAAWMHRKGGVHDMAFTNGRGPRMHHIAFWVPTPLNIIDLLDLMATTGYVSNIERGPGRHGISNAFFLYILDPDGHRIEIYCSDYQTVDPDHEPIKWDLKDPQRQTLWGAAAPKSWFEHGTEFTEVAPRDSALNATPIIAP, encoded by the coding sequence ATGCCAGTTCCCAGCCCAAATCTTTACCCAAGCTTCAACACCGTCCGCCTCAGCCATGCCTGCCTCAACGTCGCGGACTTAGGCCGCTCAAAGACCTTTTACACGGAAATTCTGGGTTTGCAGGTCTCGGATGAAACAGACAGCCATGTCTATCTGCGCGCCATGGAAGAGCGCGGCCATCACAGCGTGATTTTGCAAAAATCCGATCTTCCCGGCACGGTGGAGGTCATGGGCTTTAAGACCTATGATGAGGCAGATTTAGATCGGGCCGAAGCCGAGTTTCGTGCCAAAGGCTGCCCGACACAATGGGTCGAGCGCCCCTATCAGGGCCGAACCTTGTTGACCGAGGATAATATTGGAATTCCTTTAGAATTTTATCATAAAATGGATCGCCTGCCCTCTCTGCACCAAAAATTTGCACTCTATCGCGGCGTGAAACCTTTGCGGATTGATCATTTCAATTGCTTCTCGCCCGATGTCGACGCCTCAGTGGCGTTCTACAATGACATTGGCTTTCGGGTGACCGAATATACCGAGGATGAGGCCAGTGGCAAACTCTGGGCTGCATGGATGCATCGCAAAGGCGGCGTGCATGATATGGCCTTCACCAATGGCCGCGGCCCTCGGATGCACCATATCGCATTTTGGGTGCCGACGCCGCTGAACATCATTGACCTGCTCGATCTCATGGCCACCACTGGCTATGTCAGCAATATCGAGCGCGGACCGGGGCGGCACGGCATTTCAAACGCCTTTTTCTTGTATATCCTGGACCCAGATGGGCATCGCATTGAAATCTATTGCTCAGATTATCAAACTGTGGACCCCGATCATGAGCCCATCAAATGGGACCTCAAAGATCCGCAACGGCAAACCCTATGGGGCGCGGCGGCGCCAAAAAGCTGGTTTGAACATGGCACGGAGTTCACGGAGGTTGCGCCGCGCGACAGCGCCTTGAACGCCACGCCGATCATCGCGCCGTAA
- a CDS encoding 3-carboxy-cis,cis-muconate cycloisomerase: MTTVFDHAWMTGLFGDKGVAEHLSAEVQLAHMLRIEAAHSRSLGNESAARAIEAARIGPEDLTEGTATDGVPVPQLVRCLKAQISPELHGDIHRGLTSQDVMDTALVLSLKDILPIFRQGLIALQADLAQLTQAHGGGALMGRTRMQAALPITVADRLVTWRMPLERHLARLDEVRARVLCVQCGGPVGLGAGGAALAAQLGLAAPDKSWHAMRDGFAELANWLSLVSGSLGKMGKDISLMTQQGVDEMRLRAGGSSSAMPHKQNPILAELLVTLARYNSVQLGGMHQALIHEQERSGAAWALEWMILPAMLHSTARGLRAAQELLAQVETIGS, encoded by the coding sequence ATGACGACGGTATTTGACCATGCCTGGATGACAGGCCTCTTCGGCGACAAAGGCGTTGCGGAGCACCTGTCTGCTGAGGTGCAATTGGCGCATATGCTGCGCATTGAAGCGGCGCACAGCCGGTCATTGGGCAATGAATCTGCGGCCCGCGCGATTGAGGCGGCCCGGATAGGCCCAGAAGATTTGACAGAGGGAACGGCCACGGATGGGGTGCCTGTTCCTCAGTTGGTGCGCTGTCTCAAGGCGCAGATCTCGCCAGAGTTGCATGGGGATATCCACCGAGGGCTGACCAGCCAAGACGTGATGGACACGGCCCTGGTTTTATCTTTGAAGGACATTTTACCGATCTTCCGGCAGGGATTGATCGCGTTGCAGGCGGATTTGGCGCAATTGACGCAAGCACATGGCGGCGGTGCCTTGATGGGGCGCACGCGTATGCAGGCCGCGCTTCCCATAACGGTTGCAGATCGCCTTGTCACTTGGCGGATGCCCTTGGAGCGCCATCTCGCGCGGCTCGATGAGGTGCGCGCGCGTGTGCTCTGCGTGCAGTGTGGCGGCCCGGTGGGCCTTGGCGCGGGCGGGGCTGCGCTTGCGGCGCAATTGGGATTGGCCGCGCCGGATAAAAGCTGGCACGCCATGCGCGATGGATTTGCCGAATTGGCCAATTGGCTGTCGCTGGTGTCTGGCAGCTTAGGCAAAATGGGCAAGGATATTTCGCTCATGACCCAGCAAGGCGTGGATGAGATGCGCTTGCGCGCAGGCGGCTCTTCCTCGGCCATGCCCCATAAACAAAACCCAATTTTGGCGGAGCTATTGGTCACCCTGGCGCGCTATAATTCTGTTCAGCTTGGCGGGATGCATCAGGCTTTGATCCACGAGCAAGAACGCTCTGGGGCGGCTTGGGCGCTGGAATGGATGATTTTGCCTGCGATGCTACACAGCACCGCAAGAGGGCTCAGGGCGGCACAAGAGCTGCTGGCCCAAGTGGAAACAATCGGAAGCTGA
- a CDS encoding 3-keto-5-aminohexanoate cleavage protein: protein MSDLHNKPCILCCAITGSVPTKAANPAVPISISEQVESSLAAVEAGASIIHAHVRNADETPSSDPEKFARLQEELRRHSPDVIIQFSTGGRSGAGQERGGMLPLRPDMASLSVGSNNFPTRVYENPPDLVAWLASEMQKYEVVPEVEAFDLSHILQALRLYDEGKLFGKLYVQFVMGVKNAMPADRAVFDFYVAQMQARAPQAEWCAAGIGPNQLVVNEWAIAAGGHTRAGLEDNVRLDRNTLAPSNAALIARAAELCTRYERPVASPAQAREILGLRAV, encoded by the coding sequence ATGTCTGATCTGCACAACAAACCTTGCATTTTGTGCTGCGCCATCACCGGTTCAGTGCCAACAAAAGCCGCCAACCCAGCTGTGCCTATCAGTATTTCTGAGCAGGTCGAGAGCAGCTTGGCCGCGGTGGAGGCAGGCGCTTCGATCATTCATGCCCATGTGCGCAACGCCGATGAAACACCCAGCAGCGACCCGGAAAAATTCGCCCGCCTGCAAGAGGAGCTGCGCCGGCACAGCCCGGATGTCATCATTCAGTTTTCAACGGGTGGCCGTTCTGGTGCGGGGCAAGAGCGCGGCGGAATGTTGCCCTTGAGACCGGATATGGCCTCCCTCTCTGTCGGCTCGAACAACTTTCCCACACGGGTTTATGAGAATCCGCCAGATTTGGTGGCTTGGCTGGCCAGTGAAATGCAAAAATATGAAGTGGTGCCGGAGGTTGAAGCCTTTGATCTGTCACATATCTTGCAAGCTCTGCGCCTGTATGACGAGGGGAAACTATTCGGCAAGCTCTATGTGCAATTTGTCATGGGTGTGAAAAATGCCATGCCGGCAGATCGAGCGGTTTTTGATTTTTATGTGGCGCAGATGCAAGCCCGCGCGCCTCAAGCTGAGTGGTGTGCCGCGGGTATTGGGCCCAATCAATTGGTTGTGAATGAATGGGCCATCGCGGCAGGTGGCCATACCCGCGCTGGGCTTGAGGACAATGTGCGCCTCGACCGCAACACGCTGGCCCCGTCGAATGCCGCTTTGATCGCCCGTGCCGCTGAACTTTGCACCCGCTATGAGCGCCCGGTCGCAAGCCCGGCGCAAGCGCGCGAAATTCTCGGTTTGCGGGCCGTATGA
- the pcaG gene encoding protocatechuate 3,4-dioxygenase subunit alpha, protein MSGSQSASQTAGPYVHIGCTPKVAGLKNMYGGHVLGADIFPPDVPGRKIVISGQIFDGAGDPVLDAMLEFWQADASGRYGANGAYGGWARRAVDPEAGRYRLETILPAATGDEAAHVKVWVVARGINLGLHTRIYFEDEPQGQDPILAAINEPSRRSTLIAKRSGDDGYIFNIHLQGDKETVFINV, encoded by the coding sequence ATGTCCGGCTCGCAAAGCGCATCTCAAACCGCCGGTCCCTATGTGCATATCGGCTGCACGCCCAAGGTTGCGGGCTTGAAAAATATGTATGGTGGTCATGTTTTGGGCGCAGATATCTTTCCGCCTGATGTACCGGGGCGCAAAATAGTCATTTCGGGGCAAATCTTTGATGGGGCTGGTGATCCTGTCTTGGATGCGATGCTTGAGTTTTGGCAGGCCGATGCCAGTGGCCGCTATGGCGCCAATGGTGCATATGGCGGCTGGGCCCGCAGGGCGGTGGATCCTGAGGCGGGCCGCTACCGTTTGGAGACGATTCTTCCTGCCGCCACAGGTGACGAGGCTGCGCATGTGAAAGTTTGGGTTGTGGCGCGCGGCATCAACTTGGGGCTGCACACACGAATTTATTTTGAAGATGAGCCCCAGGGGCAAGATCCCATTCTGGCGGCGATTAATGAGCCCAGCCGCCGGTCTACCTTGATCGCCAAGCGATCCGGTGATGATGGCTACATCTTCAACATCCACCTGCAGGGTGACAAGGAAACGGTATTTATCAATGTCTGA
- the pcaH gene encoding protocatechuate 3,4-dioxygenase subunit beta encodes MVSETDPFNPQDMSLQPPALTPDYRSSRLRAPSHKLLSLEQGPGELTGPTFGHDVIGPNDNDLIINYAAPGSAAIGEQIMVHGHLLDENARPVPQALLEFWQANAGGRYRHKKDGYLAPLDPNFGGCGRTLTDENGYFSFRTVRPGPYPWPNGGNDWRPAHIHFSCFGQGWAQRLITQMYFEGDPHIPLCPIVQTIADPKAIDRLTARLDMAHTVPMGFRAFRFDIVLRGRASTLFENKLEGN; translated from the coding sequence ATCGTGAGTGAGACCGACCCCTTTAACCCGCAGGATATGAGCCTGCAGCCGCCTGCCTTGACCCCAGATTATCGCTCCTCGCGGCTTCGCGCGCCCAGCCATAAGCTCTTGAGCCTCGAGCAAGGGCCGGGAGAGCTGACCGGGCCCACCTTTGGGCATGATGTCATTGGCCCCAACGACAATGATCTGATCATAAATTATGCCGCACCGGGCTCTGCGGCCATTGGCGAGCAAATCATGGTGCATGGTCATCTTCTGGACGAAAATGCCCGGCCGGTGCCGCAGGCCCTGCTGGAGTTTTGGCAGGCCAATGCTGGCGGGCGTTATCGCCACAAAAAAGATGGCTATCTGGCGCCTTTGGATCCCAATTTTGGCGGCTGTGGCCGGACGCTGACGGATGAGAATGGCTATTTCTCCTTCCGCACTGTGCGGCCCGGTCCTTATCCTTGGCCGAACGGTGGCAATGATTGGCGGCCAGCGCATATTCATTTCAGCTGCTTTGGCCAAGGCTGGGCGCAGCGGTTGATCACGCAGATGTATTTCGAAGGCGACCCGCATATTCCACTTTGCCCCATCGTTCAAACCATAGCGGACCCAAAGGCGATTGATCGATTAACTGCGCGGTTGGACATGGCGCATACGGTGCCGATGGGGTTTCGGGCGTTCCGCTTTGACATTGTGCTGCGTGGCCGCGCGTCCACCCTGTTTGAAAATAAGTTGGAGGGGAATTGA
- the pcaC gene encoding 4-carboxymuconolactone decarboxylase encodes MTTSKRHEEGLATRRAVLGEAHVARAQAQTSAFDAPFQDLITEAAWGHVWSRPTWDHRQRSIVTLALLCAQGHWDEVAMHIRATANTGASRADIQELILHVAIYAGVPTANHAIKIAKETFADMEDAS; translated from the coding sequence ATGACAACTTCAAAACGGCATGAGGAGGGGTTGGCCACGCGGCGCGCTGTCTTAGGCGAGGCGCATGTTGCGCGTGCGCAGGCGCAGACATCGGCGTTTGACGCGCCTTTTCAAGATTTGATTACCGAAGCGGCCTGGGGACATGTCTGGTCGCGGCCAACCTGGGATCACCGGCAGCGATCGATTGTGACCCTGGCTTTGCTCTGCGCGCAGGGGCATTGGGATGAGGTCGCCATGCATATCCGCGCCACCGCCAATACAGGTGCAAGCCGCGCGGATATCCAAGAGCTGATCTTGCATGTGGCCATTTATGCCGGCGTGCCGACGGCCAATCACGCGATCAAAATCGCCAAGGAGACCTTTGCGGACATGGAGGATGCATCGTGA
- a CDS encoding response regulator transcription factor, protein MTQIIIVDDEVEILAPLEQMLTQEGYHVSAFSSSLAAQAHLQQHSVDLAIFDIKMPEMDGFSLLKSVRAKMPNLPIIFLSSKAEEQDQIIGFTLGADDYITKPFSKHLLLFRVAAVLRRHSVGAVTNLDAPVRAGQLTIDQDRHLVTWATMAVDLTVTECLLLLAMAQRPGVVKTRNQLMDAAYREAIYVSDRTIDSHIRNIRQKLKAVDPTCDIISTVHGLGYRLQG, encoded by the coding sequence ATGACACAGATCATTATTGTAGATGACGAAGTTGAAATACTTGCACCACTGGAGCAGATGTTGACCCAAGAAGGGTATCACGTCAGCGCCTTTTCCTCGAGCCTGGCCGCACAGGCGCATCTTCAGCAACACAGCGTTGATCTCGCGATCTTTGACATAAAAATGCCCGAAATGGATGGGTTTTCTCTCCTGAAATCCGTTCGGGCGAAAATGCCCAATCTGCCGATCATTTTCTTATCATCTAAGGCGGAGGAGCAAGATCAAATCATCGGTTTCACCCTTGGGGCCGATGATTATATCACCAAACCCTTTAGCAAACATCTGTTACTGTTCCGCGTGGCCGCCGTCTTGCGCCGGCATTCGGTCGGCGCTGTGACCAATTTGGATGCACCGGTGCGCGCCGGGCAGCTAACCATTGACCAGGATCGCCATTTGGTAACCTGGGCGACTATGGCGGTGGATTTAACAGTGACCGAATGTTTGTTGCTTCTGGCGATGGCGCAGCGGCCCGGTGTCGTCAAAACCCGAAACCAGCTGATGGATGCCGCCTATCGAGAAGCGATTTACGTCAGTGACCGCACCATCGACAGTCACATTCGCAATATTCGTCAAAAGCTGAAAGCCGTGGATCCAACCTGCGATATCATTTCGACAGTCCACGGGCTCGGCTATCGGCTTCAGGGCTAG
- a CDS encoding sensor histidine kinase encodes MFRGILSKILGLLVMFNLALWAFVIATEDAALVEIRSKKDRLFERSNFYVKLLQPIFQQDELSEFDRRLAIEAVLLDSALAGTDRLKLSSLLADTQLTYFDGANPRISAPIEVRPLPDAPEPDFTPQAHGFDPFEQLFVLYKSLFDLQIVTEPYEPKRARFTRQFQLLNPVSDLYELSYLVPIRVDGRPRAVLELSDSYYLREAYFGKNKSRLMVLTGLSGITIVFGALLAISIAMPIRRLSRRLNRRLKAETLVEQLEGFEIEAFETRRDEVGRLYRNLSRLHQQIITLFHDKERFAADVSHELKNPIASIIANTQNAMAEANTAEREKFAAIQNQAVRMNKLISEISEAAIVDHDLVAAKREWFNFSETIGDLIGFFEPAAKEAQLRLTFDIQSHVHFIGLPDRLARVVINLVENALSFADPQGQVRVTLSKTWRQGIVLTVADTGPGVPMADRSKIFERFYSAREGQDAREGNSGLGLYICQQIIEAHGGSLTVTQCPQLGGALFEITLS; translated from the coding sequence ATGTTTCGTGGAATATTATCAAAAATCCTCGGCCTGTTGGTGATGTTCAATCTCGCGCTTTGGGCCTTTGTCATTGCGACCGAAGATGCCGCTTTGGTGGAAATCCGCAGCAAGAAGGACCGGCTATTTGAGCGGTCCAATTTCTATGTAAAATTGCTCCAACCCATTTTTCAGCAGGACGAATTGAGTGAATTTGATCGCCGTCTGGCCATTGAAGCCGTGCTGCTGGACAGCGCTCTGGCCGGTACGGACCGCCTCAAACTGTCCAGTCTTTTGGCGGATACACAACTCACCTATTTCGATGGGGCAAATCCGCGGATCAGCGCACCGATTGAGGTGCGGCCACTGCCGGATGCGCCGGAGCCGGACTTCACACCACAGGCGCATGGCTTCGATCCGTTTGAGCAGCTGTTTGTGCTGTATAAAAGCCTATTTGATTTGCAGATTGTGACCGAGCCCTATGAGCCAAAACGTGCGCGTTTCACTCGGCAGTTTCAACTGCTTAATCCAGTATCGGATCTGTATGAATTGAGCTATCTCGTGCCAATCCGTGTGGATGGGCGCCCGCGCGCTGTGCTGGAACTTTCGGACAGCTACTATCTGCGTGAGGCCTATTTTGGGAAAAACAAGTCGCGGCTCATGGTTTTGACTGGCCTATCGGGCATCACCATTGTCTTTGGTGCGCTCTTAGCAATTTCAATCGCGATGCCCATTCGCCGGCTCTCACGGCGGCTGAACCGACGATTGAAAGCTGAAACTTTGGTTGAGCAATTGGAGGGGTTTGAAATCGAAGCTTTTGAGACACGGCGCGATGAGGTGGGGCGTCTCTACCGCAACCTCAGTCGGTTGCATCAGCAAATCATCACACTGTTCCATGATAAAGAACGCTTCGCAGCCGATGTCTCACATGAGCTCAAAAATCCAATCGCGTCGATTATTGCCAATACGCAAAATGCAATGGCTGAGGCCAATACAGCCGAGCGAGAAAAATTTGCCGCCATTCAAAATCAGGCGGTGCGTATGAACAAATTGATTTCAGAAATTTCAGAGGCGGCGATTGTCGATCATGATCTGGTGGCTGCCAAACGCGAGTGGTTCAATTTTTCTGAGACAATAGGTGATCTGATTGGGTTCTTTGAGCCAGCGGCTAAGGAGGCGCAGCTGCGTTTGACTTTCGACATACAAAGTCACGTTCATTTCATCGGTCTGCCAGATCGTCTGGCGCGGGTGGTGATCAATCTGGTTGAAAATGCCTTAAGTTTTGCCGATCCTCAAGGGCAGGTGCGTGTCACTCTTTCGAAAACATGGCGTCAAGGCATCGTCTTGACTGTCGCCGATACCGGGCCGGGCGTTCCTATGGCCGATCGCAGCAAAATCTTTGAGCGTTTCTATAGCGCCCGCGAGGGCCAAGACGCGCGGGAGGGGAACTCCGGCTTGGGGCTATATATCTGCCAGCAGATTATCGAAGCCCATGGCGGATCACTCACGGTGACACAATGCCCACAGCTGGGCGGTGCACTGTTTGAGATCACCCTGTCCTAA